The following nucleotide sequence is from Hevea brasiliensis isolate MT/VB/25A 57/8 chromosome 7, ASM3005281v1, whole genome shotgun sequence.
TTTCACATGCTACTCACGCAGATAGAATGGTAATGATTTCATATTTACTATAGGATGGTAATGATTTCATATTTACTAGTTTTGTTATTGTCTGTCTACATATTAGTAGCAAATAATCGAACATTATTATAAACATCACTAAAATCATTATATCTTTTCAGGAAGCCCAGCTTGGCCGAAGACCTTTTCCTTATGAACTTTTCCATAAGACCCACACTAGGAAAGGCACCTCCGATATGGTTGATTCACGAGCGCAATCAATTAAGGTAAGTGAACAAGTATTTTATGTCTTTCAATTATATGAAAAAAATGAATAAGTGAGTTTGTTTATTCAATTgccaataataataaatttaaaatatgtgtATTGACTTATGCAGGATGCATTTTTGGCGCTTAAGGAGCAGTCGTCTCAACCACAAGAGGGGTGCAGTGACCCTCCTATTGTAGATGAGGTCGCACTATATTATCAAGTTGTGGGGGGGGAGAAGAAGAACAGGGTTTATGGCATTGGATCTCAAGCATCAATTTTTTACCCTAGCTCATCACATGGATCATCTTCTACTGCATCCTATTGTGCTCAGTCAGAGGCAATGGAGGAAGAGATTCAACAATTGCATCGACTATTGCAACGCTCAAGGATAGTTTGGttgcaatggaggagagagatCGACAACGCGAGTTGATGCTAGAGGAGAGATATAGACAACGTGGAGCAGACATCGGAGGAGCGCATGCAACAAATGATGCAAAACATGATGGCACAAATGATGCAGTGCGGTTCTGACCCCAACTCCACATGCGACTCATCAAGATGATGGTAGAGAGGTGATAGTGTTGATGAGTGATTATCTTGTTGATGACAAGTAGCTTGTTTtttgttattatgatattttatttttccatacagtatattattgtcataacccttcactgtcatatttatatataatattgactgatatttgatatttgatagcctgatattataaataatatgatattgagcatttaaaattaatattatattatatgcttcaatacaggaaataatatattaaataaaaaaataaaaattttctactaGTAATTTGAAACGGATTAAAAACGAATTTTTCCGTTTCTAATCCAATAACACAAGGATCGGTTTcagaatttagaaaccgatttgaaacgGAATTTCTGTTTCAAAAAAATTGAAACCGAAATATCAGTTTTTAAATTAAAACGgaatttgaaaccgaatatatgTGGTTTCTAAATTTGAAACGGAATAGTGGTTTGAAAATAGATTCAGAATTTGAAACGGACGCCATTTTCCGTTTCAAATTTATTTAGAACTTGCGGATTTAAAACTGAATATTTCggtttcaaatcggtttctaaatgtatttagaaaccgattttcactgatttgaaaccgaatattcggtttcaaatctcCTTTTTTCTTGTAGTGTATATTGATAAAGAAGTTTATGtggctcaacctcctggttttgaagaccctcactttccaaatcatgtttacaagcttactaaagctctctatggtttaaagcaagctcctagagcatggtatgagagacttagtaaatttttgtttcaaaatgattttaaaagaggaaaagtggatactactcttttcattaagaaactaggaaaagacatgcttattgtgcaaatctatgtagatgatattatttttggtgctactaaccattctctttgtaagaaattttccaatatgatgaaaagtgaatttgaaatgagtatgatgggtgaacttactttcttccttggattgcaaattaaacaaatgagagatgaaatttttataaatcagtccaagtacataaaggatatgctaaagaagttcaaaatggaggatatgaaaagtatcggaactcccatgagctcaacaattaaattggagagagatgaaaaaggtaaagaggtagataacaaactttatagaggtatgattggttctttactctacttgacagcatctagaccagatattcatttcagtgtatgtttatgtgcaagatttcaatcatgtccaaaagaatctcatcttgtagcagttaagagaatttttaagtacctcattggcactcacaacattggcttatggtatccaaaatgtgaatcatttgatcttattggttatagtgattcagattttgctagTAGTAGATCGGATGTAAAAGCACTTcggaacttgtcaatttctaggtcatgcattagtttcatggcacaagAAAGCAAACTTCATTGCACTTTCATCGCAGGttgaatatattgcagctggaagttgtgttgcacagattttgtggatgaaacaacagcttgaagattttgaaattaaatttgatcacattcccataagatgtgacaatactagtgctataaacctatcaaaaaatctTGTTCAatactctagaagcaagcatattgaaattagacatcattttattagggatcatgttcagaatggtgatattcaaattgaatttgttccttctgaaaaacagcttgctgatatttttacaaagccactcaatgaagaaattttttgcaaaataagaagagaacttggtatgattgatgctcttgattaagttttgatgcattcttatgtttctatatgaaaatgaagtgatatatgttggttTGTAGTGTTAAAAATGTGTTCTGATATTTTTGttgcaatttgaaaaattctgggtctaatcagatatgaacagtattctgcagaatttgatcacagcggcatactaatctgtttgctaattttcttgatTGCTAAATGTTTTACCACTGCTCCTAACttttcgttggcaaactggaaGTCAGGTTTGATTGTAccaaaactctaaaattattctTATTTTCGAGCGCCTATTCTACATGTTTAAAGAGcatattacttaaatacccctctatTTAAAGCATTGCATCACTATGTGTTTTAAGGGCAAAATAGACTTTTGACATATAATCTAGCGCGggaatcaaaattttttttttagaaccATCAATCTTCTCACTGCTTCTCCACTGATACACGGTACCCATTCTCTGCAAATGTCTCCATTTATGTcttttcagttttaaaattcaaaatttcttcTCTCTTCGTCGCATCGCCTTCCAAAAACCCGAATGAGTGCATCTTCTCTCCACTTGCAAACCCATTTCGTTCACAACCTTGCAAACCATCGTCTCCGTTCATCGTTCTTAAATATTTTCGAAACCC
It contains:
- the LOC131181325 gene encoding uncharacterized protein LOC131181325, which gives rise to MEAQLGRRPFPYELFHKTHTRKGTSDMVDSRAQSIKDAFLALKEQSSQPQEGCSDPPIVDEVALYYQVVGGEKKNRVYGIGSQASIFYPSSSHGSSSTASYCAQSEAMEEEIQQLHRLLQRSRIVWLQWRREIDNAS